In Azospirillum ramasamyi, the following are encoded in one genomic region:
- a CDS encoding PAS domain-containing protein, whose amino-acid sequence MNEEDLQRLGLALLNSPAEAIVYSDREGLIRFWNEGAERVFGFTAEDALGQSLDIIIPERQRQRHWQGYDEVMRTGTSRYGSGDLLSVPATRKDGSRISVEFTIVPLKGADGTMMGMAAVMRDVSARFEELKTLRRQAAGR is encoded by the coding sequence ATGAACGAGGAAGACCTGCAGCGGCTCGGACTGGCGCTGTTGAACAGCCCGGCCGAGGCCATCGTCTATTCCGACCGGGAGGGCCTGATCCGGTTCTGGAACGAGGGGGCAGAGCGTGTGTTCGGCTTCACCGCCGAAGACGCGCTCGGCCAGTCGCTGGACATCATCATCCCCGAACGCCAGCGCCAACGCCATTGGCAGGGCTATGACGAGGTGATGCGGACGGGGACAAGCCGCTATGGCAGCGGCGACTTGCTGTCGGTGCCGGCAACGCGCAAGGACGGCAGCCGCATCTCCGTCGAGTTCACCATCGTGCCCCTGAAGGGCGCCGACGGCACGATGATGGGAATGGCGGCGGTCATGCGCGACGTATCGGCACGCTTCGAGGAGTTGAAGACCCTGCGGCGGCAGGCGGCCGGACGCTGA